Within Microbacterium oryzae, the genomic segment GACACGGTTCTGCACGGCGAGGAGGGCTACGTCCTCACCGCGCGCTGAGCTGTCGCGACGGATGCCCCGGCCGATGCGGCCGGGGCATCCGCGTGCGCGGGTAGGGTGACGACGTGGCACGACAGGGACTCCTCGGCATGCTCGTCTCGCGCGCGCTCGACGCGCTCTCCGGAGCGGTGAAGGGCGCGCCTCCGGCGCCACGGCGCGCGCAGCGGTCGGGGCGCCGATCCGCGCCCGCGACCGCGCGGTCCGCTCCGCCGCGCCCCGCTCCCGCGCCATCCGCTCCTCCCGTCGCGCGCGACCCGCGCTCGACGGCGCGGACGGTCGAGGTCGACCCGCACGCGATGCGCGACCTGCGCCTGCGCTACGCGCCCGATCGCGACGGGGCGCCCGACGCGGGCGAGATCGTCTGGACGTGGGTGCCGTACGCGGAGAGGGACGGGCGGGGGAAGGACCGGCCCGTGCTCGTGATCGCCGCGCACGGCGCCGACCGCGCGTACGCGGTGAAGCTCACGAGCAAGCCGCACGACGGCGACCGCGAGTACGTCTCGATCGGCTCGGGCCCGTGGGATGGCCAGGGCCGGGAATCGTGGGTCGACCTCGATCAGCTGTACAGCGTGCACCGCGACGGGATGCGTCGCGAGGCCGCCGAGCTCGACCGCGAGCGGTTCGCCCGCATCGCCGCGGAGCTCCGCCGTCGATACGGCTGGCGCGCGTAGCGGGCGCTCGCGGAGTTCTCACAACCGGCGTCGTCGGGTTGTGAGGGAGAGGTAACGCAACGGGTTCCGACGGGTCGTCGGCGGGAAACACGCGGGTTCTAGCTTCGGGTCAAGGCCCGAAGCCCTTCGACTCGAGGAGAACCGCCATGTCGTACCTCAAGCCCGCCGAACTCATCGGAACCGTGATCGACGCCGGCGCATCCAAGGTGATGCTGTCGACGAGAGACACCCTGCTGCGCGCGATCCTGGGTGGCGCGCTGCTGTCCCTCGCCGCCGCCTTCGCCGTGACCGTCTCCACGACGACGGGCATCCCGCTGCTGGGCGCCCTGCTCTTCCCGGTCGGATTCATCATGCTGTACCTGCTCGGCTTCGACCTCCTCACCGGCGTCTTCGTCCTCACGCCGCTGGCGTGGCTCGACCGTCGCCCGGGCGTGACGGTCGGGGCCATCCTGCGCAACTGGGGTCTGGTGTTCCTCGGCAACTTCATCGGGGCGTTCTCCGTCGCCGTGCTCATGGCGGTCGTCGTCACCTACGGCTTCTCGACGCCGCCGAACGAGGTGGGAGAGGCCATCGGCCACATCGGCGAGGGCCGCACCCTCGGCTACGCCGAGCACGGGTTCGCCGGCATGCTCACCCTGTTCGTGCGCGGCGTGCTCTGCAACTGGATGGTCGCCACGGGCGTGATCCTGTCGATGGTGGCGAAGGACGTGCCGGGGAAGGTCGTCGCGATGTGGATGCCGATCATGCTCTTCTTCTTCATGGGATTCGAGCACTCCATCGTCAACATGTTCCTGTTTCCCTCCGGCCTGCTGCTCGGCGGCGATTTCACCATCCTCGACTACCTCATCTGGAACGAGATCCCCACGGTCCTCGGCAATCTCGTCGGCGGGCTGCTCTGCGTGGGACTGCCGTTCTACGCCACCTACGGACGCCCCGGTTCGCCGCGGCGCTCCGCACGGGTGCAGGCGTCCGAGGTGCCGGCGTCGGTGCCGACCGCCGTCTGAGCGCCGCAGGCTGCGAGGAGGAGAACCGTGCCGCACGTCAACAGCCGGAAACATGGCGCTGACATCAGCGCAACAACCGACGCCTACGGTGACCGCATGAGCTTCACCGATCCCGCCACGACGAGAATCGTCGTCGTGGGCGGGGGGATGGTCGCCCACCGCTTCGTGGAGAGCCTCCTCAGCCGGGGCGGAGACGAGTGGCGGGTCACGCTGGTCGGCGAGGAGCCCTTCGGGCCCTACGACCGCGTCGCCCTCACGTCGTTCTTCTCGGGTGCGACCGCCGAGGACCTCGCCCTGGAGCGCGCGTGGCTCGAGGACCCGCGGGTGCGACTCGTGCCCGGCGACCCCGTGGTGCGGGTCGACCGCGCCGCCCGCCGCGTCACGACGCGCAGCGGCTTGAGCATCGGCTACGAGCACCTCGTGCTGGCCACCGGCTCATACGCCGCCAAGCTCGCCGTCGACGGCTTCGAGCACGAGGGCTGCTTCGTCTACCGGACCCTCGACGATGTGACGCGCCTGCGGCGGTTCGTCCAGCGCCGCGCCGCGGAGCTCGGGCGTCCGCTGTCGGGCACCGTGATCGGCGGCGGCCTCCTCGGCCTGGAGGCGGCGGGCGCGCTGCAGACCCTCGACGTCGACTGCACGGTCGTGCAGTCGTCGGACCGGCTCATGTCGGCGCAGCTCGACCGCCCCGGCAGCGACGTGCTCCGACGGCTCATCGAGGCGCGCGGTCTGCGGGTGCGCACCGAGGCGCTCACGACGCGTCTCGACGCCGACCGCTCGGGTCAGGTGACGGGGCTGGAGTTCCAGGACGGGACCTGGGAGCGGACCGACGTCGTCGTCTTCACCGTGGGGGTGCGACCGCGCGACGAGCTCGCGCGGTCGGCGGGGCTCGAGGTGCACGCGCGCGGCGGCGTCGTGATCGATGCGACGTGCACGACGGCGGACCCGCGCATCTCGGCGATCGGGGAGGTGGCGAGCTTCGGCGGCGCCAGCGTCGGGCTCGTCGCGCCCGGTTACGCCATGGCCGAGGTCGCGGCGACGCGCCTGCTGGGCGGGGACGCCGCCTTCCCCGGCTACGACCTGTCCACCAAGCTCAAGCTCTCCGGTGTGGATGTGGCGAGCTTCGGCGACGCGTTCGCGGAGACCCCCGGCGCCCTCGACGTCGTCTACGCCGACCCGGTGGCCGGCGTGTACAAGAAGCTCGTCCTCTCCGACGACGCGAAGACCCTGCTCGGAGGCATCCTCGTCGGCGACGCATCGGCCTACGGCGCGCTGCGCCCCCTCGTCGGCAGCGCCCTGGGCGGAGACCCGGTCGCCTTCCTGCTGCCCGAAGACGGCGCGGCGCCCCCGACGGGCGCCCTGAGCGACGAGGCGCTCGTGTGCTCGTGCAACGGGGTCACCGCCGGGCGCATCCGCACGGCCGTGCACGAGGAGGGCTGCGCGGACGTCCCGGCCGTCAAGTCGTGCACGAAGGCGGGAGCGGCCTGCGGCTCGTGCGTCACGATGATCAAGAAGATCGTCGGCAGCGAGCTCGAGAAGGCAGGCGCTGCCGTGAGCGATGCGCTCTGCGAGCACTTCGCGATGTCGCGTCGCCAGCTGTTCGACGCCGTGCGGGTCTCCGGCCTGCGCACCTTCAGCGCCGTCATCGAGCGGTTCGGCCGCGGCCGCGGGTGCGACATCTGCAAGCCCGCGCTCGCGAGCATCCTGGCCACGCTCACCGGCACGCACGTCCTGGATGGCGAGAACGCGACCCTGCAGGACACGAACGACCACGTCATGGCCAACCTCCAGAAGGACGGCAGCTACTCCGTCGTCCCGCGCATCCCCGGCGGGGAGATCACGCCGGAGGGGCTCCTCGCGATCGGCGAGGTCGCACGCGACTACGGGCTCTACACGAAGATCACCGGCGGGCAGCGCATCGACATGTTCGGCGCCCGGCTCGAGCAGCTGCCGGACATCTGGCGACGCCTGGTCGACGCGGGCTTCGAGTCCGGGCACGCCTACGGCAAGTCGCTGCGCACGGTGAAGTCGTGCGTGGGGTCGACCTGGTGCCGGTACGGCGTGCAGGACTCCGTCGGGATGGCCGTCCGGCTCGAGCTGCGCTATCGAGGCCTGCGCTCGCCGCACAAGATCAAGTTCGGCGTCTCCGGCTGCGCGCGCGAATGCGCGGAGGCCCGAGGCAAGGACGTGGGCGTCATCGCTACCGAGGCGGGCTGGAACATGTACGTGGGCGGCAACGGCGGCTTCACGCCGCGGCACGCGGTGCTCCTGGCCGAGGGGCTCGACGATGCGGCGCTGCTGACGGCGATCGACCGGTTCCTCATGTACTACATCTTCACGGCCGACCGCCTGCAGCGGACGGCTCCGTGGTTCGAGGACCTCGAGGGCGGCATCGAGGGTCTCCGCGCGGTCATCTTCGAGGACAGCCTCGGGCTCTGCGCCGACCTCGACGCGGCCATGGCGCGTCACATCGACGGATACGAGGACGAGTGGAAGGCGACGCTGGACGATCCGGAGAAGCTGCGCCGGTTCTCGTCGTTCGTCAATGCGCCCGCGACGCCCGACCCATCCCTCGCCTACACCGTCGAGCGCGGTCAGCCCCGGCCCGCGAGCGCGGAGGAGCGCGACGCCGGCGTGCTCATCGCCGGAACCACGCTGGAGGTGCGCGCATGACGCTTCTCGACGCCGTCGAGGCCGCGGCGGAGGAGCGCGCGGGCTGGATCGAGGTCTGCGCGCTCGCCGATCTCGAGGTGGAACGCGGCCGGGCCGCCCTGATCGGGGACACCCAGGTGGCGCTCTTCCTGCTGCACGGCGGCCGCGTGCACGCCGTCGCGAACCGCGATCCCTACAGCGGCGCGCACGTCATCTCGCGCGGCATCGTCGGGACCCGCCATGACGCGCCCACCGTCGCCTCGCCCATGTACAAGCAGGTCTTCGACCTCCGAACCGGCGCGTGCCTCGACGCCCAGGGCAAGGAGCCGTCCGCCCTGCGCGTCTGGCCCGCCGCGGTGTCGGACGACGGCCGGGTCCTCATCCAGTGGAAGGACGCCCGATGACCACCATGATCGGCATCTCCCTCACCGGCCGCCGCGTCCTCCTCGTCGGCGGCGGTGCGGTCACCGCGCGACGCCTGCCGCGCTTCCTCGACGACGGCGCCCAGGTGGTCGTCGTTGCCCCCGCGCTCGCCGCGGCCACGCGGGAGCTCGTCGTCCGCCACGGGGTGGAGTGGATCGCGCGGGAGGTGCGCGCGGACGACGTCGACGGGGCGTGGATGGTCCACGCGGCGACGGGGGAGCGTCGCGTCGACGACGAGGTCGCCGCCGAGTGCGAGCGCCGGCGCGTGCTGTGCGTGAACGCCTCCGACGGGGCGCACGGCACCGCGCGCCTCGCCGCGGAGAGCAGGTCGGGCGACGTGCTCGTCGGGGTCGTCTCGCAGGACGGCGTCGATCCCGGCCGCGCCGCCCGCCTCCGCGACGCGGTGGACGCGCAGCTGCGCGCGGGGCGGCTGCCCGTGCGGGCGAGGCGCCCGGGAGGTCCCGGGCGCGTCGACCTCGTCGGCGGCGGACCCGGCCCGTCGGACCTGCTCACCGTCCGCGGACGCCGCCTGCTGGCCGAAGCCGACGTCGTCGTGGCCGACCGCCTCGGACCGACCGACGTGCTGCGGGAACTGGAGCCCGACGTGCCGGTCATCGACGTGGGCAAGCGCCCGGGCCACCACACCATGCCCCAGGAGCGGATCAACGCGCTCCTCGTCGACCTGGCGCGGGAGGGCAAGCGCGTGGTCCGGCTGAAGGGCGGGGACCCCTTCGTATACGGACGCGGCGGCGAGGAGGTCGCCGCCTGCCTCGCCGCCGGCGTCGCCGTGGAGGTCGTGCCGGGCCTCACCAGCGCGGTCTCCGTGCCGCAGGCCGCAGGGATCCCCGTCACGCACCGCGGCACATCCGCCGGTCTGCACGTGGTGAACGGCCAGGCCGAGGTGTCGTCATCCACGCTGGCCGCGCTCGCCGACGACGCGGTGACGACGGTGGTGCTCATGGGGGTCGCCGCGCTTCCGCGACTGGTCGCCGCAGCGCGGGAAGCGGGTGCGCCGGACGAGCGCCCCGTCGCGATCGTCGAACGCGGGCACACGCCCGCGCAGCGCACGACGCGGACTACCCTCGGTCGGGTGATCGCCGACGCCGCTGCCGCCGATGTGCGCAATCCCGCCGTGATCGTCGTCGGCGAGGTCGCCCGCGCCGGTCTGCTGCTGGCCGCGTCCGCGCTGGCGGGTGATGCGACGCAGTGACCGCTCCCACCCGGCCCCTCCTCTCCGCAGCCCTCGACGGCTGCGCCGTCGTCATCGCCGTCGACCGGCGGTCGTCGGAGCTGACCGCCGCGCTCGAACGGCACGGCGCGCGGGTGCAGCGCGCCCCGGCGCTGACGATCGTTCCGCACATCGACGACGACGCGCTGCTCGCCGCGACTGCGGCCCTCGTCGCCCGGCCTCCGGATGTCGTCGTCGTGACGACCGGCGTCGGGTTCCGCGGATGGATGGAGGCCGCCGAGGAGTCCGGCATGCGCGATGAGCTGCATGCGGCCCTTGCGACGGCCCAGATCGTCGCGCGGGGACCGAAGGCGCGCGGCGCCATCGAGCAGGCCGGCCTCGCGGCGGATTGGGTGGCGGAGTCCGAGACGTCGAGCGAGCTGGGGGAGTTCCTCCTCGCGGAGGGCGTCGCGGGCCGGCGGGTCGCCATCCAGCACCACGGGTCAGGCGCGGATGGGCTGGACAGCCTGTTCGCGGAGGCAGGGGCCGACGTCGTCAGTCTCACCGTCTACCGGTGGGGGCCGCCGCCCGATCCCGACGTCGTGGTGCGGTCGGTGGTCGCGGCGGCCCAGGGCGAGGTGGACGCGGTGCTCTTCACGTCGGCGCCGGGGGCCGCCGAGTGGCTCGCCGAGGCCGATCGCCAGGGCGTCCTCGACGATCTGGCCAGACTGTCGCGTTCGGGACGCCTGCTCATGGCCGCGGTGGGGCCGATCACATCCGCGCCCCTCGTCGACGTGGGCATCGAGGTGCTCGTCGCCGAGCGCGGCCGGCTCGGATCGCTCGTGCGCTCGGTCGTGACGCACTTCGGCGGCGGGCGCGCGCCATCCCTCGCCACCGTCGCCGGGCGTCTCGAGCTGCGAAGCGGCGGAGTCGTGCTGGACGGCCGGCACGTCGCGCTGTCGCGGACCGGCGTCGGCGTGATGCGCGCGCTCTTCGACGCCCGCGGGGGCGTCGTCACCCGGCAGGAGCTGCAGGCGTCGCTGGCGCGGTCGGCCGACAGCGCTCATGCGGTCGAGGTCGCGGTGGCGCGCGTGCGGGAGGCGCTCGGTGCGCCGCAGCTCATCCGCACCGTCGTCAAGCGCGGGTATCGACTCGACGTCGTGGAGGACGCCAGCGGGTGAGCGCCGGCGCGCTCACTGCTCGATGAACCGCACCTCGAGGTCGGCGATGTGCAGCCCGGACGACTCGATGGCGTCCTCGATCGCCGCATGCCGGCCATCCGGAGCGACGATCTGCACCTTCTCGACGCCGTCGATCGGCGTGCCCTCGCCATCCGCCCAGAAGGCGGTGGCGCCGAGGTGCACGAGGTCCGTGAGGAGCGCGAGGTACGCGTCGCTCTCGCCGGGTTCGATCATGAGGCTGAGGTCCGGCGAGTTGACCTCGACGACCTCGTCCGCGTCGCGGCCCGCGGCAGTCAGAAGCGCGTCGGCGTGCTCGACGAGCGGCAGGGTATCGGCGAATCCCGTCGGCGTGCCGGCATCCGGTTGGTCCAGGTCGTCCATCGCGAGGAAGGCGAGCACGCCCTTGTCCCAGATCGAGGGCTGCACGGCCAGACCCGGTGCGACGCGGTCGAGCTCCTTCGTCAGGCGCACCGCATCGAACCCGAAGCCGGGGCATGACGGGGCCGACGCCGTCGGAACCGGGTCGGACGGCGACGCGTTGAGCGCCACGTCGCTCGCCGCCGGCGTCCGCACGCGGATATGCCAGGTGATCTCGTCGGGGTACCCGCTCGTGCACGCGGCTTCGAGCAGGCCCGGAAGGCCCGCATCGCTCACCGTCACGAACATCCAGGAGGTCG encodes:
- a CDS encoding type II toxin-antitoxin system PemK/MazF family toxin, with amino-acid sequence MARQGLLGMLVSRALDALSGAVKGAPPAPRRAQRSGRRSAPATARSAPPRPAPAPSAPPVARDPRSTARTVEVDPHAMRDLRLRYAPDRDGAPDAGEIVWTWVPYAERDGRGKDRPVLVIAAHGADRAYAVKLTSKPHDGDREYVSIGSGPWDGQGRESWVDLDQLYSVHRDGMRREAAELDRERFARIAAELRRRYGWRA
- a CDS encoding formate/nitrite transporter family protein, producing the protein MSYLKPAELIGTVIDAGASKVMLSTRDTLLRAILGGALLSLAAAFAVTVSTTTGIPLLGALLFPVGFIMLYLLGFDLLTGVFVLTPLAWLDRRPGVTVGAILRNWGLVFLGNFIGAFSVAVLMAVVVTYGFSTPPNEVGEAIGHIGEGRTLGYAEHGFAGMLTLFVRGVLCNWMVATGVILSMVAKDVPGKVVAMWMPIMLFFFMGFEHSIVNMFLFPSGLLLGGDFTILDYLIWNEIPTVLGNLVGGLLCVGLPFYATYGRPGSPRRSARVQASEVPASVPTAV
- the cobA gene encoding uroporphyrinogen-III C-methyltransferase, whose amino-acid sequence is MTTMIGISLTGRRVLLVGGGAVTARRLPRFLDDGAQVVVVAPALAAATRELVVRHGVEWIAREVRADDVDGAWMVHAATGERRVDDEVAAECERRRVLCVNASDGAHGTARLAAESRSGDVLVGVVSQDGVDPGRAARLRDAVDAQLRAGRLPVRARRPGGPGRVDLVGGGPGPSDLLTVRGRRLLAEADVVVADRLGPTDVLRELEPDVPVIDVGKRPGHHTMPQERINALLVDLAREGKRVVRLKGGDPFVYGRGGEEVAACLAAGVAVEVVPGLTSAVSVPQAAGIPVTHRGTSAGLHVVNGQAEVSSSTLAALADDAVTTVVLMGVAALPRLVAAAREAGAPDERPVAIVERGHTPAQRTTRTTLGRVIADAAAADVRNPAVIVVGEVARAGLLLAASALAGDATQ
- the nirD gene encoding nitrite reductase small subunit NirD — encoded protein: MTLLDAVEAAAEERAGWIEVCALADLEVERGRAALIGDTQVALFLLHGGRVHAVANRDPYSGAHVISRGIVGTRHDAPTVASPMYKQVFDLRTGACLDAQGKEPSALRVWPAAVSDDGRVLIQWKDAR
- a CDS encoding uroporphyrinogen-III synthase, whose protein sequence is MTAPTRPLLSAALDGCAVVIAVDRRSSELTAALERHGARVQRAPALTIVPHIDDDALLAATAALVARPPDVVVVTTGVGFRGWMEAAEESGMRDELHAALATAQIVARGPKARGAIEQAGLAADWVAESETSSELGEFLLAEGVAGRRVAIQHHGSGADGLDSLFAEAGADVVSLTVYRWGPPPDPDVVVRSVVAAAQGEVDAVLFTSAPGAAEWLAEADRQGVLDDLARLSRSGRLLMAAVGPITSAPLVDVGIEVLVAERGRLGSLVRSVVTHFGGGRAPSLATVAGRLELRSGGVVLDGRHVALSRTGVGVMRALFDARGGVVTRQELQASLARSADSAHAVEVAVARVREALGAPQLIRTVVKRGYRLDVVEDASG
- the nirB gene encoding nitrite reductase large subunit NirB — protein: MSFTDPATTRIVVVGGGMVAHRFVESLLSRGGDEWRVTLVGEEPFGPYDRVALTSFFSGATAEDLALERAWLEDPRVRLVPGDPVVRVDRAARRVTTRSGLSIGYEHLVLATGSYAAKLAVDGFEHEGCFVYRTLDDVTRLRRFVQRRAAELGRPLSGTVIGGGLLGLEAAGALQTLDVDCTVVQSSDRLMSAQLDRPGSDVLRRLIEARGLRVRTEALTTRLDADRSGQVTGLEFQDGTWERTDVVVFTVGVRPRDELARSAGLEVHARGGVVIDATCTTADPRISAIGEVASFGGASVGLVAPGYAMAEVAATRLLGGDAAFPGYDLSTKLKLSGVDVASFGDAFAETPGALDVVYADPVAGVYKKLVLSDDAKTLLGGILVGDASAYGALRPLVGSALGGDPVAFLLPEDGAAPPTGALSDEALVCSCNGVTAGRIRTAVHEEGCADVPAVKSCTKAGAACGSCVTMIKKIVGSELEKAGAAVSDALCEHFAMSRRQLFDAVRVSGLRTFSAVIERFGRGRGCDICKPALASILATLTGTHVLDGENATLQDTNDHVMANLQKDGSYSVVPRIPGGEITPEGLLAIGEVARDYGLYTKITGGQRIDMFGARLEQLPDIWRRLVDAGFESGHAYGKSLRTVKSCVGSTWCRYGVQDSVGMAVRLELRYRGLRSPHKIKFGVSGCARECAEARGKDVGVIATEAGWNMYVGGNGGFTPRHAVLLAEGLDDAALLTAIDRFLMYYIFTADRLQRTAPWFEDLEGGIEGLRAVIFEDSLGLCADLDAAMARHIDGYEDEWKATLDDPEKLRRFSSFVNAPATPDPSLAYTVERGQPRPASAEERDAGVLIAGTTLEVRA